A part of Vulcanisaeta moutnovskia 768-28 genomic DNA contains:
- a CDS encoding TatD family hydrolase, with protein MIDTHAHLSRSDVYGYADELISEAHKEGLLGIINVTMRLNEVRNALSLVNKYRGFVYTALGYDYSGFDIKEVQEIMRAINEKRDLLVGIGEVGLDYSKVRDKVLREISRHIFTKWVLFAKDLNLPLIIHSRDAENDIIEILSKYGPVKCVMHAFSGNRNQVTKLLDLGCYFSIPPTIVRSQQKRDLATMVPLNRLLLESDTPELGPRPGEESRPIHIKIVLAELSKILNTNLGELSHIIVENTLSLFQLD; from the coding sequence TTGATAGATACGCATGCGCACTTAAGTAGGTCAGATGTGTATGGCTATGCAGATGAATTGATAAGTGAGGCTCATAAGGAGGGATTACTTGGTATTATCAATGTAACAATGAGACTTAATGAAGTACGGAATGCATTAAGTCTCGTAAATAAGTATAGAGGTTTTGTCTATACTGCATTGGGATATGATTATAGTGGTTTCGATATTAAGGAGGTCCAGGAAATCATGAGAGCTATTAATGAAAAGAGGGATTTACTCGTTGGTATTGGTGAGGTTGGTTTAGACTATAGTAAGGTTAGGGATAAGGTGCTTAGGGAAATTTCACGACACATATTCACTAAGTGGGTATTATTTGCTAAGGACCTTAATCTACCACTCATTATTCATTCTAGGGATGCTGAAAATGATATTATAGAAATACTAAGTAAGTACGGACCCGTTAAATGCGTAATGCACGCATTCAGCGGTAATAGAAACCAGGTAACTAAATTACTGGATTTAGGATGTTACTTTTCTATACCGCCAACCATAGTTAGATCGCAACAAAAAAGAGACCTGGCGACAATGGTTCCGCTTAATCGGTTACTCCTCGAAAGCGACACACCCGAGTTAGGGCCTAGGCCTGGTGAGGAATCGAGACCTATTCATATTAAGATCGTATTGGCAGAATTATCGAAAATACTTAATACTAACCTAGGGGAATTAAGTCATATAATCGTTGAGAACACATTATCATTATTTCAATTAGATTAG